One Candidatus Culexarchaeum yellowstonense genomic region harbors:
- a CDS encoding DUF2208 family protein, translating into MSDESKDSEASKVDEEVEEKEEVLYETDATELSVNDKNYRRLRAIGLLSFYFALAFILFLFIDVLAMIVVFIVMWFSPYPFIPTFAVYKITDRAVVDNKGRRLEITPEYKFQVNLRHSFVSLRKGRRSILWLYTNEPNKVVEILEKVSSICYDRLLKSKTEAPQKSEDKN; encoded by the coding sequence TTGTCAGATGAATCTAAGGATAGTGAAGCTTCAAAGGTTGATGAAGAGGTTGAAGAGAAGGAGGAGGTTCTATATGAAACTGATGCCACTGAACTTAGCGTTAATGATAAGAATTATAGGCGCTTGAGGGCTATAGGGCTACTATCCTTCTACTTTGCATTGGCATTCATATTATTCCTATTCATAGACGTTTTAGCCATGATAGTGGTCTTTATAGTTATGTGGTTTTCCCCATACCCATTCATACCAACCTTCGCTGTCTACAAAATAACTGATAGAGCTGTTGTGGATAATAAGGGTAGAAGGCTTGAGATAACCCCTGAATATAAATTCCAAGTGAACTTAAGGCATAGCTTTGTTAGTTTGAGGAAGGGTAGGAGATCAATCCTATGGCTATACACCAATGAGCCAAACAAGGTTGTGGAGATTTTAGAGAAAGTTTCCAGTATATGTTATGATAGACTTTTGAAATCTAAAACGGAAGCCCCACAGAAAAGTGAAGATAAAAACTAA
- a CDS encoding aspartyl protease family protein has translation MGIFKVKAAIWNPEIPENKMHIELLVDTGATYTVIPTAILKSIGVKPIRIVKLRLADGRVVEKPLSEIGIEVEGYKASATPVIFGDEDIFLLGSVTMEQLGLAPDPVSKKLKPTEALLMSKFTQHF, from the coding sequence ATGGGGATTTTTAAAGTTAAAGCTGCCATCTGGAACCCAGAAATACCTGAAAATAAAATGCATATAGAACTTCTAGTTGATACTGGTGCAACATATACTGTCATACCGACAGCTATTCTCAAATCAATTGGAGTCAAACCCATTAGAATAGTGAAGCTGAGGTTAGCCGATGGCAGGGTTGTTGAAAAACCCTTAAGCGAGATAGGAATAGAGGTTGAGGGCTATAAAGCTAGCGCTACACCCGTTATATTCGGTGATGAAGATATATTCCTACTTGGCAGTGTAACAATGGAACAACTTGGACTAGCACCAGACCCCGTTTCAAAAAAGTTGAAGCCCACTGAAGCATTATTAATGTCGAAATTCACTCAGCATTTCTAG
- the thiW gene encoding energy coupling factor transporter S component ThiW, producing the protein MKKNDEVLNVRSIVLTAILSALSIILGYFSIPVGVMKILPFQHMMNGIAGIVVGPVYAAIAATITGIARNILGTGTIFAFPGGIPGAIVVGLAYNIIKRDEAALLEPIGTFIGALISPIIAGIALGKTMDAMAFIIPFMASSIPGSITGYIIIKLLKKRGILKNNTKPL; encoded by the coding sequence ATGAAAAAGAATGATGAGGTACTAAATGTGAGAAGCATAGTTTTAACAGCAATACTATCAGCGCTATCAATAATCTTAGGATACTTCAGCATACCAGTGGGAGTTATGAAGATTCTACCATTCCAACACATGATGAACGGTATTGCTGGAATAGTAGTAGGCCCAGTATACGCTGCAATTGCAGCCACAATAACAGGTATAGCCAGAAACATTCTCGGAACAGGAACGATATTCGCATTTCCTGGCGGAATTCCCGGGGCTATAGTGGTTGGATTGGCATACAATATTATTAAACGCGACGAAGCAGCACTATTAGAACCCATTGGAACATTCATCGGAGCATTAATAAGCCCAATAATAGCGGGAATAGCCCTTGGAAAAACCATGGATGCAATGGCATTCATAATACCATTCATGGCAAGCAGTATACCAGGTTCGATTACTGGATACATAATAATAAAATTGCTGAAGAAGAGGGGGATACTCAAAAATAATACTAAACCATTATAA
- a CDS encoding Nre family DNA repair protein produces MKEDTEKRKFVKKVKRKIPWIEHMIENYEDALDLNILDREVSVRSRNINLCIYCRGGRNLCGKPLCPIMLKLNSYLKVRENIRRENLEGSSPPAVFVGRYGYPNVQVGPLIPPIMGDTEVYDHPERWIDMSIEEIIDIRLQLIRGRFPVNVKKTDYSNKNLEATREMALSSKPVDAEVEFTKPPGGRILLDDEVQPMGPSAPINKILVSSVKANPIIERVYYDYDLKASEALMKLFTNSIPVSSMQRVLSVGALGVGIERRMVPTRWSITAVDSTISRRLRDEVVKRNPLINEYRVYESDLLGNRFIAIMIPEKWQYEFIEVWYPGTAWNQDQSMIAIGGDYEPYWGRTTYAEIGGCYYAARLATTEHLERERRQAATLIVREAYPEYILPLGVWVVREGVRKAYRNKPLKFDTLEEALNYASSRLKVKSTYWMGESKLLREIIKQKRITDYITRTP; encoded by the coding sequence ATGAAGGAAGATACTGAGAAGAGGAAGTTTGTGAAGAAGGTTAAGAGGAAGATACCTTGGATAGAGCACATGATAGAGAATTATGAAGATGCGTTAGACCTAAACATACTGGATCGAGAGGTAAGTGTGAGAAGTAGAAACATAAATTTATGTATATACTGTAGGGGTGGCCGCAACCTCTGTGGGAAACCATTATGCCCAATAATGCTAAAGCTAAACTCATACCTAAAGGTGAGAGAGAATATACGTAGAGAAAACTTGGAAGGATCGTCGCCACCAGCAGTATTCGTTGGAAGATATGGATACCCAAATGTTCAAGTAGGCCCCCTAATACCACCAATAATGGGGGATACCGAAGTATATGATCACCCAGAAAGATGGATCGACATGAGTATCGAAGAGATAATTGACATTAGACTACAATTGATTAGGGGGAGATTCCCAGTAAACGTTAAGAAGACGGATTACTCAAACAAAAACCTTGAAGCAACAAGGGAAATGGCATTATCAAGCAAACCAGTAGATGCAGAAGTAGAGTTCACAAAACCCCCTGGAGGTAGGATACTACTGGATGATGAAGTTCAACCCATGGGTCCATCAGCACCAATAAACAAAATATTGGTATCAAGTGTGAAGGCTAATCCAATAATTGAAAGAGTATACTACGATTACGACTTGAAAGCTTCTGAAGCTTTGATGAAGCTATTCACAAACAGCATACCAGTAAGCAGTATGCAGAGGGTGCTAAGTGTAGGAGCACTTGGAGTTGGTATTGAGAGGAGGATGGTTCCAACGAGGTGGAGCATAACAGCCGTTGATAGCACAATATCTAGAAGGCTTAGAGATGAAGTTGTTAAGAGGAACCCGTTGATAAATGAGTATAGAGTGTATGAGTCAGATCTACTTGGAAATAGGTTTATAGCAATAATGATTCCAGAGAAGTGGCAGTATGAGTTCATTGAGGTATGGTATCCTGGAACCGCATGGAATCAAGATCAAAGCATGATCGCTATAGGTGGAGATTATGAACCATATTGGGGGAGAACAACATACGCTGAGATTGGAGGATGCTACTATGCAGCAAGACTAGCCACAACAGAACATCTTGAGAGGGAGAGGAGGCAAGCTGCAACACTAATAGTTAGGGAAGCATATCCAGAATACATACTCCCACTGGGGGTTTGGGTTGTGAGGGAGGGTGTTAGGAAAGCCTACAGAAATAAGCCTTTAAAATTCGATACTCTTGAAGAAGCATTAAATTATGCTTCAAGTAGATTGAAGGTTAAAAGCACATATTGGATGGGGGAAAGCAAACTACTAAGGGAAATAATCAAACAGAAGAGGATAACAGACTACATTACACGAACACCCTGA
- a CDS encoding radical SAM protein produces MKIGEVYCRTVLSRSSLYDIDYSINPYVGCEHACRYCYSPFYVGHRFSGLSWGDYVYVKINAPRILSRELKHNPVGSVLISSITDPYQPLEGKFMVTRRLLELLVKSSLEIYILTKSPLVVRDLDVILRLKNAHVGFSFTNLDESLRVKFEPKAPSITDRLRALRDICASGVKSYAFIAPFMPINKDLAYNLMDELSSIGVDYVVVDKFNIHGNPHELINKLAPLLPEELIKQFEEILLHNYSYSMFYRSLKDDLARYARQINLNLYFSY; encoded by the coding sequence TTGAAGATTGGAGAAGTTTATTGTAGAACTGTTTTGAGTAGGAGTTCACTTTATGATATTGATTACTCGATAAACCCATATGTTGGCTGTGAGCATGCATGTAGGTATTGTTACTCCCCATTTTATGTTGGTCATAGGTTTAGTGGGTTGAGTTGGGGGGATTATGTATATGTTAAGATTAATGCCCCAAGGATATTGTCGAGGGAGTTGAAGCATAACCCTGTGGGGAGTGTTCTTATTAGTAGTATTACAGATCCATATCAGCCTCTTGAGGGGAAGTTTATGGTAACACGTAGATTGCTCGAATTGCTTGTTAAGAGTAGCTTGGAAATCTATATTCTGACGAAGTCTCCACTTGTGGTTAGGGATTTGGATGTTATATTGAGGCTTAAGAATGCTCATGTTGGTTTCTCATTCACAAATTTAGATGAGTCGTTGAGGGTTAAATTTGAGCCTAAAGCTCCATCAATTACTGATCGACTTCGAGCCTTGAGGGATATATGTGCTTCTGGAGTTAAGTCTTATGCTTTTATAGCGCCTTTCATGCCCATAAATAAGGATTTAGCCTACAATTTAATGGATGAACTTTCCTCCATTGGAGTGGATTACGTTGTTGTTGATAAGTTTAACATTCATGGGAACCCCCATGAGCTCATAAATAAATTGGCTCCTCTCTTGCCTGAAGAATTGATCAAGCAGTTTGAGGAAATATTATTACATAATTATAGTTATTCTATGTTTTACAGGTCGTTGAAGGATGATTTGGCTAGGTATGCTAGGCAAATCAATTTGAACTTATACTTCTCATATTGA
- a CDS encoding OPT/YSL family transporter, whose product MVHALGGLTFRSIVLSVFLAVLFSFINGYLGINFGMGFGFGAVAVAIAYAFFHKLGGGSSRRELSIVLIASSSSMALYQTIGFIIYLMENEGVVLPSWLAPSMNSIINRFVDFHSLIPPIIFFSIGTMISCVGGLIFAYALRDTLVSDRRMVWPQTAVTANLVDVCLRGGAHARIVGWSALIGFIVTFLQYLPLFWGYDFTTINLTPILPYGMIMALSLNLGFLAIGYIINADVSLSLMLSGMITYLVLSPILASRGVFKPSIDPMASYNSLLLAFSISPSLGILLLGGGLLSIFVFVRGFKSRGNVKSDDGRVGYLQLYKILLYFLLRNKRFLTIFLATFSSSLVMAWVLNPLAPLPPYVFTIFVAYMFLLGGFIECITIARMSGETGMSMGMMGILLYDLPMFSFGYRDYPAYLTSGFFKPGSGIIDGTVSYYKYADKFDVSWSDIIKAKIIGWIPTFISSIILVLVLWIYLGFGTPLMPAISFIQMRAYYGMLVSGNISAVVDPVTFIGGGILGALLELFTPISMFGVAMGMLLPPHYIIPMGIGGLIRWYTDRRFGKEFFRDKGSMVATGIMATSIITQVLMSIITNIF is encoded by the coding sequence ATGGTGCATGCGTTGGGCGGTTTAACTTTTAGGTCAATTGTTTTAAGTGTATTTTTGGCTGTGCTTTTTAGTTTCATAAATGGTTATCTTGGCATAAATTTTGGTATGGGTTTTGGTTTTGGGGCTGTTGCCGTTGCCATTGCATATGCATTCTTCCATAAGTTGGGTGGGGGTTCTAGTAGGAGGGAGTTGTCTATAGTTTTGATTGCAAGTTCATCCAGTATGGCTCTCTATCAGACCATCGGCTTCATTATATATTTGATGGAGAATGAGGGTGTTGTTCTTCCAAGTTGGCTTGCTCCGTCAATGAATTCCATTATAAATAGATTTGTTGATTTCCATTCCCTTATTCCTCCGATAATATTCTTCTCGATTGGAACCATGATATCTTGTGTGGGTGGATTAATTTTTGCATATGCCCTTAGGGATACTCTTGTATCTGATAGGCGCATGGTGTGGCCTCAGACTGCTGTTACGGCGAATCTTGTTGATGTATGCTTAAGGGGTGGCGCTCATGCCAGGATAGTTGGTTGGTCTGCTTTAATTGGATTCATAGTAACATTCTTACAGTACTTACCATTATTTTGGGGTTATGACTTCACAACAATAAATCTAACTCCAATACTACCTTATGGTATGATCATGGCATTATCGCTTAATTTAGGCTTTTTAGCTATTGGATATATAATTAATGCTGATGTATCTCTAAGTCTAATGCTTTCTGGGATGATAACTTACCTTGTTTTATCACCAATTCTTGCTTCACGTGGAGTTTTTAAACCATCCATTGATCCCATGGCATCATATAATAGCCTCCTACTTGCTTTTTCCATATCTCCATCCCTTGGAATATTGTTGTTGGGTGGAGGCCTTCTCTCCATATTCGTTTTTGTTAGGGGCTTTAAATCTAGGGGTAATGTTAAATCTGATGATGGGAGGGTTGGATACCTCCAACTATATAAAATCTTACTATACTTCCTTCTTCGTAACAAGCGTTTTCTAACAATATTTTTAGCAACCTTCTCCTCATCTCTTGTTATGGCTTGGGTTTTGAATCCCCTAGCCCCTCTACCTCCATACGTATTCACAATTTTTGTTGCTTACATGTTCCTTTTGGGAGGTTTTATCGAGTGTATAACTATAGCTAGGATGTCCGGTGAGACTGGTATGAGTATGGGTATGATGGGGATACTGCTCTATGATCTGCCAATGTTCAGTTTTGGTTATAGAGACTATCCTGCCTATCTTACTTCAGGATTCTTTAAACCTGGTTCTGGTATAATTGATGGGACTGTTTCATATTATAAGTATGCTGATAAATTTGATGTTTCATGGAGTGATATTATTAAGGCTAAAATTATAGGTTGGATTCCAACATTTATTTCAAGCATAATTCTAGTCTTAGTTTTATGGATTTATTTGGGGTTTGGAACTCCACTCATGCCGGCAATATCCTTCATACAAATGAGGGCATATTACGGTATGCTTGTTAGTGGGAATATTTCTGCGGTGGTTGATCCAGTTACATTTATTGGTGGGGGCATATTAGGTGCTTTACTGGAATTGTTTACACCTATTTCCATGTTTGGGGTTGCAATGGGTATGCTCCTGCCGCCACACTACATAATCCCCATGGGTATTGGTGGATTGATTAGGTGGTATACTGATAGGAGGTTCGGTAAGGAATTCTTTAGGGATAAGGGGAGTATGGTGGCCACTGGGATTATGGCAACTTCAATAATAACTCAAGTTTTAATGAGTATAATAACAAACATTTTCTAA